Proteins from a genomic interval of Halorussus rarus:
- a CDS encoding SDR family oxidoreductase, translated as MADDADSAASASSVPNVRDSSVFLTGFPGFLGSELVARLLDRYPEDVPIRCLVQPKYRDLAEKRARGIERPGDEGDAGRIELHDGDITESDLGLGDDYDDLQRDAVEVYHLAAAYDLGVSREVGTAVNVEGTRNVLDFAEGSPDLRRFQYVSTCYVSGRHDGVFTHRDLDVGQSFNNHYEETKFRAEVEVQERMAEGLPATVYRPAIAVGDSETGRTQKYDGPYYLLTLLRRQADLLPGVGDRVGVVPTFGDPRDYEVNVVPRDFVVDAIDHLSAREDSEGEVYQLCDPSPPTVAELLRAFERATDRRILRVPLPEDAVGVARRSLEAAPALADALGVEPAVLDYFVHPTSYTSQNAIRDLRGSGVACPPFGSYVEALVRFARRHPDVSSDAMV; from the coding sequence ATGGCCGACGACGCCGATTCCGCGGCCTCCGCCTCGTCGGTCCCCAACGTCCGCGACTCGTCGGTCTTCCTCACGGGGTTCCCGGGTTTCCTGGGGTCGGAACTGGTCGCGCGCCTGCTCGACAGGTACCCCGAAGACGTGCCGATCCGGTGCCTGGTCCAGCCGAAGTACCGCGACCTCGCCGAGAAGCGCGCGAGAGGAATCGAGCGACCGGGCGACGAGGGGGATGCGGGCCGCATCGAACTCCACGACGGCGACATCACCGAGTCGGACCTCGGTCTCGGCGACGACTACGACGACCTCCAGCGCGACGCCGTGGAAGTCTATCACCTCGCCGCCGCGTACGACCTCGGGGTCTCCCGGGAGGTGGGGACGGCGGTCAACGTCGAGGGCACCCGCAACGTCCTCGACTTCGCCGAGGGCTCGCCCGACCTCCGGCGGTTCCAGTACGTCAGCACCTGCTACGTCAGCGGGCGCCACGACGGCGTCTTCACCCACCGGGACCTCGACGTGGGCCAGTCGTTCAACAACCACTACGAGGAGACCAAGTTCCGCGCCGAGGTCGAGGTCCAGGAGCGGATGGCCGAGGGCCTGCCGGCGACCGTCTACCGACCGGCCATCGCGGTCGGCGACAGCGAGACCGGCCGGACCCAGAAGTACGACGGACCGTACTACCTCCTGACCCTGCTCCGGCGCCAGGCCGACCTCCTGCCGGGCGTCGGCGACCGCGTCGGGGTCGTGCCGACGTTCGGCGACCCGCGCGACTACGAGGTCAACGTCGTCCCGCGGGACTTCGTGGTCGACGCCATCGACCACCTGAGCGCCCGCGAGGACTCGGAGGGCGAGGTGTACCAGCTCTGCGACCCGAGCCCGCCAACCGTCGCCGAGCTGCTCCGGGCGTTCGAGCGCGCCACCGACAGGCGCATCCTCCGGGTGCCCCTACCCGAGGACGCCGTCGGCGTCGCCCGCCGGTCGCTGGAGGCCGCCCCGGCCCTCGCGGACGCGCTCGGCGTCGAGCCCGCGGTGCTGGACTACTTCGTCCACCCTACGAGCTACACGAGCCAGAACGCGATCCGCGACCTGCGCGGCAGCGGCGTGGCGTGTCCGCCGTTCGGGAGCTACGTCGAGGCGCTGGTGAGATTCGCGCGCCGGCACCCGGACGTCTCGTCGGACGCGATGGTCTGA
- a CDS encoding PAS domain S-box protein — protein sequence MGKSSERAEGSGTGAARAADRFPSAALLDAVGYGAFLLAPDGDVAAANDALTALTGYDGDALRGGSLGGFLDAEDVVRVETAIREQLLAGSRERVDLALPVFTAAGDAVACEVRVRKVTDGGEFLGTLGVVREVEDAGAAAEIRDVGERRQAFDALAEASADGIIMLDDDSVIRYANPAVERILGYAPEELVGGSKMRIIPERLREVHAEALQRYLETSEKHIDWTYVELPGQHRDGHEVPLAISLNEFTHDGEHYFVGTFRDISDRKAVEDELERQNERLQRFASMLAHEIRNPLQVAQIYLDFVDDDEGTSVDRIAESLEQIDEIIEVLLMLAQGDDEIECRETVALAEVAADAWANTETGCAEFDLSTSRRFRVNPTHLQQLLENLFRNAVEHGSTSPRSQARGDAADEPITVRVGPLDGGFFVEDTGSGIPVPDREQVVEAGYTTDEDGIGLGLTFVAELADAYGWGFAIVESDEGGARFEFTGVETVADE from the coding sequence ATGGGGAAGTCATCCGAACGCGCGGAGGGGTCCGGGACCGGCGCGGCGCGGGCCGCAGACCGCTTCCCGAGCGCGGCGCTGCTCGACGCCGTGGGGTACGGCGCCTTCCTCCTCGCCCCCGACGGCGACGTCGCGGCGGCGAACGACGCGCTGACCGCCCTCACGGGGTACGACGGCGACGCGTTGCGCGGCGGCAGCCTCGGCGGATTCCTCGACGCCGAGGACGTCGTCCGGGTCGAGACCGCGATCCGCGAGCAACTGCTGGCCGGGAGCCGCGAGCGCGTCGACCTCGCCCTCCCCGTCTTCACGGCGGCAGGCGACGCGGTCGCGTGCGAGGTCCGCGTCCGGAAGGTCACCGACGGCGGCGAGTTCCTGGGGACGCTCGGCGTGGTCCGGGAGGTCGAGGACGCCGGCGCCGCAGCCGAGATCCGCGACGTCGGGGAGCGCCGCCAGGCGTTCGACGCGCTCGCCGAAGCGTCGGCCGACGGCATCATCATGCTCGACGACGACAGCGTCATCCGGTACGCCAACCCCGCGGTCGAGCGCATCCTCGGCTACGCACCCGAGGAGCTGGTGGGCGGGTCGAAGATGCGAATCATCCCCGAGCGGCTGCGGGAGGTCCACGCCGAGGCGCTCCAGCGCTACCTCGAGACCAGCGAGAAGCACATCGACTGGACCTACGTCGAGCTCCCGGGCCAGCACCGGGACGGCCACGAGGTGCCGCTCGCCATCTCGCTCAACGAGTTCACCCACGACGGCGAGCACTACTTCGTCGGCACGTTCCGGGACATCTCCGACCGGAAGGCGGTCGAGGACGAACTCGAGAGACAGAACGAGCGGCTCCAGCGGTTCGCCAGCATGCTGGCCCACGAGATCCGCAATCCGCTCCAGGTGGCCCAGATATACCTCGACTTCGTCGACGACGACGAAGGGACGTCGGTCGACCGCATCGCGGAGTCGCTCGAACAGATCGACGAGATCATCGAGGTGCTGCTGATGCTCGCGCAGGGCGACGACGAGATCGAGTGCCGCGAGACGGTGGCGCTGGCCGAGGTCGCCGCCGACGCGTGGGCCAACACCGAGACCGGCTGCGCGGAGTTCGACCTGTCGACGTCCCGGCGGTTCCGGGTCAATCCGACCCACCTCCAGCAGCTGCTCGAGAATCTCTTTCGCAACGCCGTGGAGCACGGCTCCACGAGCCCTCGCTCGCAGGCTCGCGGGGACGCCGCGGACGAACCCATAACGGTCCGAGTCGGCCCCCTCGACGGCGGTTTCTTCGTCGAGGACACGGGGTCGGGCATCCCCGTGCCCGACCGCGAGCAGGTCGTCGAGGCGGGGTACACCACGGACGAGGACGGCATCGGCCTCGGCCTGACGTTCGTCGCGGAGCTCGCCGACGCCTACGGTTGGGGGTTCGCCATCGTCGAGAGCGACGAGGGCGGCGCCCGCTTCGAGTTCACCGGCGTCGAGACGGTCGCCGACGAGTGA
- a CDS encoding DUF7553 family protein, translated as MSDDRTHLRTAADELDELAGTVSNEDAADRLDGLADRLTSMADADRGPDHGSLDRLTHNLREVREDLDDEAAETVDAALGRVREYRETVEGV; from the coding sequence ATGTCCGACGACAGAACTCACCTCAGGACCGCGGCCGACGAACTCGACGAACTGGCCGGAACCGTCTCGAACGAGGACGCCGCCGACCGCCTCGACGGGCTCGCCGACCGGCTCACGTCGATGGCGGACGCAGACCGCGGCCCCGACCACGGCAGCCTCGACCGCCTGACGCACAACCTGCGGGAGGTGCGCGAGGACCTCGACGACGAGGCGGCCGAGACCGTCGACGCTGCGCTCGGTCGCGTCAGGGAGTACCGCGAGACCGTCGAGGGCGTCTAA
- a CDS encoding tryptophanase — MRAYKSKMVSPIRLPDRDEREANLERAGYNVFNLDSESVFVDLLTDSGTGTMSEDQWAAMLTGDEAYAGSESFDRLQGAVADVMGFERIIPAHQGRGAENVLYGALVEDGDYVPNNTHFDTTRAHIANNGGEPVDCPREGALDDDRPFAGDLDVEAVRDLADEVGPENVPAVLLTVTNNSLAGQPVSVENVRAAREVADELDAVFVIDACRFAENAYFVREREDEFADASVAEVAREQLSYADAVVMSGKKDGLVNVGGFVGISDDPAFDDLHAKARERGILYEGFTTYGGMAGRDLEAMAVGLREAVEERYIRDRVEQVRRLGDLLADRGVPVQRPTGGHAVYVDAAAFLQEIPADRFPGQALVCELYREGAVRGVELGSFAFPETDRPELVRLSLPRRTYGADHLEHVAETFEKVADRRDAGGISGLEIVDEPEMAELRHFSAELRPVREREATTAD, encoded by the coding sequence ATGCGAGCGTACAAGTCGAAGATGGTCTCGCCGATCCGGCTCCCCGACCGCGACGAGCGCGAGGCGAACCTGGAGCGGGCGGGCTACAACGTGTTCAATCTCGACTCCGAGTCCGTGTTCGTGGATCTGCTGACAGATAGCGGAACCGGCACGATGAGCGAGGACCAGTGGGCCGCCATGCTGACCGGCGACGAGGCCTACGCCGGCAGCGAGAGCTTCGACCGGCTTCAGGGCGCGGTCGCCGACGTGATGGGCTTCGAGCGCATCATCCCGGCCCACCAGGGCCGTGGTGCCGAGAACGTCCTCTACGGCGCGCTGGTCGAGGACGGCGACTACGTCCCGAACAACACCCACTTCGACACGACCCGGGCCCACATCGCGAACAACGGCGGCGAACCGGTCGACTGCCCCCGCGAGGGCGCGCTCGACGACGACCGGCCGTTCGCGGGCGACCTCGACGTCGAGGCGGTCCGGGACCTCGCCGACGAGGTGGGCCCGGAGAACGTCCCCGCGGTCCTGCTGACCGTCACGAACAACTCCCTGGCGGGCCAGCCCGTCAGCGTCGAGAACGTCCGGGCGGCCCGCGAGGTCGCCGACGAACTCGACGCCGTCTTCGTGATCGACGCCTGCCGGTTCGCCGAGAACGCCTACTTCGTCCGGGAGCGCGAGGACGAGTTCGCCGACGCGTCGGTCGCCGAGGTCGCCCGCGAGCAGCTCTCGTACGCCGACGCCGTGGTCATGAGCGGGAAGAAGGACGGGCTGGTCAACGTCGGCGGCTTCGTCGGAATCAGCGACGACCCCGCCTTCGATGACCTCCACGCGAAGGCCCGCGAGCGGGGAATCCTCTACGAGGGGTTCACCACCTACGGCGGGATGGCGGGCCGCGACCTCGAAGCCATGGCGGTCGGTCTGCGCGAGGCGGTCGAGGAGCGGTACATCCGAGACCGGGTCGAGCAGGTCCGGCGGCTCGGCGACCTGCTGGCCGACCGCGGCGTGCCGGTCCAGCGACCGACCGGCGGCCACGCGGTGTACGTCGACGCCGCCGCTTTCCTCCAGGAGATTCCCGCCGACCGGTTCCCCGGGCAGGCGCTGGTCTGCGAGCTCTACCGCGAGGGCGCGGTCCGCGGGGTCGAACTCGGAAGCTTCGCGTTCCCCGAGACCGACCGGCCCGAACTGGTCCGGCTCTCGCTGCCCCGCCGGACCTACGGCGCCGACCACCTCGAACACGTCGCCGAGACGTTCGAGAAGGTGGCCGACCGCCGCGACGCCGGCGGAATCTCGGGGCTCGAGATCGTCGACGAGCCCGAGATGGCCGAGCTCCGCCACTTCAGCGCGGAGCTCCGGCCGGTCCGCGAGCGCGAGGCGACGACCGCGGACTGA
- a CDS encoding DUF7344 domain-containing protein, which yields MPDDTSDGGDEETPAPFDADSAEGSGRPIGDLFETVSDRRARYVLAHLESLSVDVVDLEDVAEYVAQRERAAERETESNPSDDSVGQGSGDDAGSGVDVERHCHRVAVALHHNHLPKLDAVAVLDYDPRSRTLRYWGDVRVATVLDLLEASENR from the coding sequence GTGCCCGACGACACCTCAGACGGGGGTGACGAGGAGACGCCGGCGCCGTTCGACGCCGACTCCGCCGAGGGTTCGGGGCGACCCATCGGCGACCTCTTCGAGACCGTGTCGGACCGGCGCGCCCGGTACGTCCTCGCGCACCTCGAATCGCTCTCGGTGGACGTGGTCGACCTCGAAGACGTCGCGGAGTACGTCGCGCAGCGCGAGCGAGCGGCCGAGCGGGAAACCGAGTCGAACCCCAGTGACGACAGCGTCGGTCAAGGGTCGGGAGACGACGCCGGCTCGGGGGTCGACGTCGAGCGGCACTGCCACCGCGTCGCGGTCGCGCTCCACCACAACCACCTCCCCAAGCTCGACGCCGTCGCGGTTCTCGACTACGACCCGCGGTCGCGGACCCTCCGGTACTGGGGCGACGTCCGGGTGGCCACGGTGCTCGACCTTCTCGAAGCGTCGGAGAACCGCTGA
- a CDS encoding HalOD1 output domain-containing protein, translating to MRDTDESRDDADRRTERRHVRYDPDATDRPSELLVRAVADAAGVDPLELDPLFRTVDPDVLDEFVAAGALPDVDGQVSFTYEGYRVTVHPSGLFGLEPAE from the coding sequence ATGAGAGACACCGACGAATCCCGAGACGACGCCGACCGGCGCACGGAGCGACGCCACGTCCGTTACGACCCGGACGCCACCGATCGACCGAGCGAACTGCTCGTCAGGGCGGTCGCCGACGCCGCCGGCGTGGACCCCCTCGAGCTCGACCCGCTGTTCCGAACGGTCGACCCCGACGTACTCGACGAGTTCGTCGCCGCGGGCGCGCTCCCCGACGTGGACGGCCAGGTCTCGTTCACGTACGAGGGGTACCGCGTGACGGTCCACCCGAGCGGCCTCTTCGGCCTCGAACCCGCCGAGTGA
- a CDS encoding Zn-dependent hydrolase: MDVNRDRLREDIERNAAFGEIETDTGRGRTVLTGTAANRRAREYLVERLDDAGLDVRTDAVGNVAGRWTPKSADPDAAPVAAGSHLDSVPEGGIFDGPLGVYAALEAVRTVQDAGVDPARPVEVVSFTEEEGQRFASGLLGSSVAAGERSVDDALALESPDGTTLGDALDEIGFRGEGRLDAGAWDAWLELHVEQSERLEAADVPVGVVTAITGITHCEASIRGEADHAGATPMGDRTDALAAASEFVLDVERAATEVVAAGSDTAVGTVGSLDVSPNATNVVPGAVEAGVDIRDVDRDAMEELVRRARRSLARLERERGVETEFRRPFDLHPTPMSERVQGAAKKAAAAAGIETLDLHSGAAHDTMHVAGVTDAGLLFAPSRDGVSHNPREWTDWEDCATATRVLAGALADLAGA; the protein is encoded by the coding sequence ATGGACGTGAACCGCGACCGACTTCGCGAGGACATCGAGCGAAACGCCGCGTTCGGTGAGATCGAGACCGACACCGGCCGGGGTCGCACCGTACTGACCGGCACAGCGGCGAACCGACGGGCCCGCGAGTACCTCGTCGAGCGACTGGACGACGCCGGACTCGACGTGCGAACCGATGCGGTGGGTAACGTTGCGGGCCGGTGGACCCCCAAGAGCGCCGACCCCGACGCCGCCCCGGTCGCGGCCGGAAGTCACCTGGACTCCGTGCCGGAGGGCGGCATCTTCGACGGGCCGCTCGGCGTCTACGCCGCTCTCGAAGCGGTCCGGACCGTGCAGGACGCCGGCGTCGACCCGGCCCGACCGGTCGAGGTCGTCTCGTTCACCGAGGAGGAGGGCCAGCGGTTCGCCTCGGGACTGCTCGGGTCGTCGGTGGCGGCGGGCGAGCGGTCGGTCGATGACGCCCTCGCGCTGGAATCCCCCGACGGAACGACGCTCGGTGACGCGCTCGACGAAATCGGATTCCGGGGAGAGGGTCGCCTCGACGCCGGCGCGTGGGACGCGTGGCTCGAACTCCACGTCGAGCAGAGCGAGCGCCTGGAGGCGGCGGACGTCCCGGTCGGCGTCGTCACCGCGATCACGGGCATCACCCACTGCGAGGCGTCGATCCGCGGCGAGGCCGACCACGCCGGCGCGACCCCGATGGGCGACCGGACCGACGCCCTCGCGGCGGCGAGCGAGTTCGTCCTCGACGTCGAGCGGGCCGCCACCGAGGTCGTCGCCGCGGGGAGCGACACCGCGGTCGGCACCGTCGGCAGCCTCGACGTCTCCCCGAACGCGACAAACGTCGTGCCCGGTGCGGTCGAGGCCGGGGTCGACATCCGCGACGTCGACCGCGACGCGATGGAGGAACTCGTCCGGCGGGCGCGTCGGAGTCTCGCCCGACTGGAACGCGAGCGGGGGGTCGAGACCGAGTTCCGACGACCCTTCGACCTTCACCCCACGCCCATGAGCGAGCGAGTGCAGGGCGCCGCCAAGAAGGCAGCCGCGGCAGCCGGCATCGAGACGCTGGACCTCCACTCCGGTGCGGCCCACGACACGATGCACGTCGCCGGAGTCACCGACGCCGGGCTGCTGTTCGCACCCTCCCGGGACGGCGTCTCGCACAACCCCCGGGAGTGGACCGACTGGGAGGACTGCGCGACCGCGACCCGGGTGCTGGCGGGGGCGCTGGCGGACCTGGCGGGTGCGTAG
- the radA gene encoding DNA repair and recombination protein RadA, protein MAATEKLDTLPGVGPATAEKLGDAGYDSFVSVAVASPGELSNTADVGESNAADIIRAARERADVGGFETGTEVLAHRDRVGKLRWNVPAVDGMLGGGVETQSITEVYGQFGTGKSQVTHQLAVNVQLPREHGGLEGSALFVDSEDTFRPERIDDMVRGLDDEVKHAAMGLHQVRSEDDQVESVLDGIHVAKAFNSNHQMLLAEKAEELIRDNQNTEWPVRLVCVDSLTAHFRAEYVGRGELAERQQKLNKHLHDLVRLGSLHNAAVLVTNQVQSNPDSFFGDPTKPVGGNILGHASTFRIYLRQSKGDKRVVRLVDAPNLADGEAVMRVEGAGLKPE, encoded by the coding sequence ATGGCAGCCACAGAGAAACTCGACACGCTCCCGGGAGTCGGACCGGCGACCGCGGAGAAGCTCGGCGACGCGGGGTACGACTCGTTCGTCTCCGTCGCGGTGGCGAGCCCGGGCGAGCTCTCGAACACCGCCGACGTCGGCGAGTCCAACGCCGCGGACATCATCCGCGCGGCCCGCGAGCGGGCCGACGTGGGCGGGTTCGAGACCGGGACAGAGGTACTGGCCCACCGCGACCGGGTCGGCAAGCTCCGGTGGAACGTTCCGGCGGTCGACGGGATGCTCGGGGGCGGGGTCGAGACCCAGTCGATCACCGAGGTGTACGGCCAGTTCGGCACGGGCAAGTCCCAGGTCACCCACCAGCTCGCGGTCAACGTCCAGCTCCCCCGAGAACACGGCGGCCTCGAGGGGTCCGCGCTGTTCGTCGACTCCGAGGACACGTTCCGTCCGGAGCGCATCGACGACATGGTCCGGGGGCTCGACGACGAGGTCAAGCATGCCGCGATGGGCCTCCACCAGGTCCGCTCGGAGGACGACCAGGTCGAATCGGTCCTCGACGGCATCCACGTCGCCAAGGCGTTCAACTCCAACCACCAGATGCTCCTCGCGGAGAAGGCCGAGGAACTGATCAGGGACAACCAGAACACCGAGTGGCCCGTCAGGCTGGTCTGCGTCGACTCGCTGACGGCCCACTTCCGCGCGGAGTACGTCGGCCGGGGCGAGCTCGCCGAGCGCCAGCAGAAGCTCAACAAGCACCTCCACGACCTCGTCCGACTCGGCAGCCTCCACAACGCCGCGGTGCTCGTCACTAACCAGGTCCAGTCGAACCCCGACTCGTTCTTCGGCGACCCCACCAAGCCCGTCGGCGGCAACATCCTGGGCCACGCCTCGACGTTCCGCATCTACCTCCGGCAGTCGAAGGGCGACAAGCGGGTCGTCCGGCTCGTCGACGCGCCGAACCTCGCCGACGGCGAGGCCGTCATGCGCGTCGAAGGCGCCGGGCTGAAACCCGAGTGA
- a CDS encoding O-methyltransferase: MEILPEETERFVSAMVPDRDDTLREMEAHGEEIGFPTVGPEVGGFLRLAARMVDADRIFEFGSGFGYSAYWFAAALPDDGEIVLTEHDADELDRAREYLARGGYDDLATFEDGDALETVERYDGPFDVVLIDCQKRAYPDAFDAVSEKVAPGGVVIADNAMVSGAQDFDAILSILEGNESGDADEETRGIADYLLAVRDDPAFETVAIPLGEGIAVSHRTEA; the protein is encoded by the coding sequence ATGGAAATACTACCCGAGGAGACCGAGCGATTCGTCAGCGCGATGGTGCCCGACCGCGACGACACCCTCCGGGAGATGGAGGCCCACGGCGAGGAGATCGGCTTCCCGACGGTCGGCCCCGAGGTCGGCGGCTTCCTGCGACTCGCGGCCCGGATGGTCGACGCCGACCGGATCTTCGAGTTCGGGTCGGGGTTCGGCTACTCGGCCTACTGGTTCGCCGCGGCGCTGCCCGACGACGGGGAGATCGTCCTGACCGAACACGACGCCGACGAGCTCGACCGGGCCCGGGAGTACCTCGCGCGCGGCGGCTACGACGACCTGGCGACCTTCGAGGACGGCGACGCCCTCGAAACCGTCGAGCGCTACGACGGCCCCTTCGACGTGGTACTGATCGACTGCCAGAAGCGCGCCTACCCCGACGCCTTCGACGCGGTCAGCGAGAAGGTCGCCCCGGGCGGCGTGGTCATCGCGGACAACGCGATGGTGAGCGGCGCCCAGGACTTCGATGCCATCCTGTCGATTCTGGAAGGGAACGAGTCGGGCGACGCCGACGAGGAGACCCGCGGCATCGCCGACTACCTGCTGGCGGTCCGGGACGACCCGGCGTTCGAGACGGTCGCGATTCCCCTCGGCGAGGGCATCGCGGTGAGTCACCGGACGGAAGCGTAG
- a CDS encoding HD domain-containing protein gives MTQELGPLARRLALPYYDDALPAHDAFHAERVRDVAIRLADESDRTVDRGVLAAAAWLHDIGRPLERTGEIADHDEWAAREAADRLAAEGVSTDRVDAVEHCIRAHSIRSSSPEPETPEAKFLFDADKLDAAGARGIVRLACIVGERSGRSGESYAVIDDESAAGVDAPDAPDVGLLREWTRERLDALHTTPGRRLGESRWQFVAEFFAQFDAEAGVDGAR, from the coding sequence GTGACTCAGGAGTTAGGTCCCCTCGCACGGCGGCTCGCGTTGCCCTACTACGACGACGCCCTCCCGGCCCACGACGCGTTCCACGCCGAACGCGTCCGCGACGTGGCGATTCGACTTGCGGACGAGTCCGACCGCACCGTCGACAGAGGTGTGCTCGCCGCCGCGGCGTGGTTGCACGACATCGGTCGCCCGCTGGAACGGACGGGGGAGATCGCCGACCACGACGAGTGGGCCGCGCGCGAGGCCGCGGACCGCCTCGCGGCCGAAGGGGTGTCGACCGACCGGGTCGACGCCGTCGAACACTGCATCCGGGCCCACAGCATCCGGTCGAGTTCGCCGGAACCCGAGACTCCCGAAGCCAAGTTCCTCTTCGACGCGGACAAGCTCGACGCCGCCGGGGCGCGGGGCATCGTCCGGCTGGCCTGCATCGTCGGGGAGCGGTCCGGACGTTCGGGCGAGTCCTACGCGGTCATCGACGACGAGTCAGCCGCCGGCGTGGACGCGCCGGACGCCCCCGACGTCGGGCTCCTCCGGGAGTGGACGCGCGAGCGGCTCGACGCGCTGCACACGACGCCCGGCCGCCGCCTCGGCGAGTCCCGCTGGCAGTTCGTGGCGGAGTTCTTCGCGCAGTTCGACGCGGAAGCGGGAGTCGACGGGGCGCGATAG
- a CDS encoding HFX_2341 family transcriptional regulator domain-containing protein, with product MNEDPPVAERVQVVPLGFEYERLRRPIFEWKADKVVAVAYDDSEAAVPYLDRLLAELEANERIELELRACDIFDLYDTLGTVAAAIDDHGDDDVYVNLSGGSKITAIAGMIACMATGATPVYARPDYGPAAERVPPEPLHDAVERIFSLPTYPIESPSAMHVAVLRFIADRERDAGGDGAGVDGEPGGDAGARGRYRGANKKELVAFAREEQFRFVAESSAETEKGLYRLLDRHVVDPLESKGYVETAKVGRRKYLSLTEAGRNTLRAYRHLA from the coding sequence ATGAACGAGGACCCACCCGTCGCCGAGCGCGTGCAGGTGGTGCCGCTGGGGTTCGAGTACGAGCGACTCCGACGGCCGATATTCGAGTGGAAGGCGGACAAGGTGGTCGCGGTCGCTTACGACGACAGCGAGGCAGCGGTGCCGTATCTCGACCGACTTCTCGCGGAGCTGGAGGCCAACGAGCGGATCGAACTCGAACTGCGGGCATGCGACATCTTCGACCTCTACGACACCCTCGGGACGGTCGCGGCCGCCATCGACGACCACGGGGACGACGACGTGTACGTCAACCTCTCGGGCGGCAGCAAGATAACCGCCATCGCCGGGATGATCGCCTGCATGGCGACCGGCGCGACGCCCGTCTACGCCCGGCCCGACTACGGTCCGGCGGCCGAGCGAGTCCCGCCGGAGCCGCTCCACGACGCGGTCGAACGCATCTTCTCGCTGCCGACCTACCCTATCGAGAGCCCCTCCGCGATGCACGTCGCCGTCCTCCGGTTCATCGCCGACCGCGAGCGCGACGCCGGGGGTGACGGGGCGGGGGTTGACGGCGAGCCAGGCGGTGACGCCGGCGCCCGGGGTCGGTACCGCGGCGCGAACAAGAAGGAACTCGTCGCGTTCGCCCGGGAGGAGCAGTTCCGGTTCGTCGCCGAGTCGTCGGCCGAGACCGAGAAGGGGCTGTACCGGTTGCTCGACCGCCACGTCGTCGACCCTCTCGAATCGAAGGGGTACGTCGAGACGGCGAAGGTCGGCCGCCGGAAGTACCTCTCGCTCACCGAGGCCGGCCGCAACACCCTCCGGGCCTATCGCCACCTCGCCTGA
- a CDS encoding DMT family transporter, whose translation MVEWSDVVGRAVPSVSPHTRAALEALFVTFLWSSSYVLIHVGLDDIPALTFAGLRYGLAAVVLVPSFVRRGHHRAVRRADRSEWALLVALGLLLYAVTQGAQFVALGHLRSATVSLVLTFTPVAVALAGVSVAAERPTGRQWVGLAALLGGAGLYFRPWAGPLGSGFGLAVMSVGLAGNAAGSLVGRRVNRDGPLSPVAVTTVSMGIGAGVLLAVGVAVQGLPALPIRAWGIVAWLAVVNTAGAFTLWNRTLRTLSAVESSAINNTMLVQVAVLGWLFLGEQIRVHEAGGILAVAAGALLVQLGSGDR comes from the coding sequence ATGGTCGAGTGGTCGGACGTCGTCGGTCGCGCAGTTCCGTCGGTATCTCCTCACACGCGCGCCGCGCTGGAAGCCCTGTTCGTCACGTTCCTCTGGTCGTCGTCGTACGTGCTCATCCACGTCGGCCTCGACGACATCCCCGCGCTGACGTTCGCGGGCCTGCGGTACGGCCTCGCCGCGGTCGTCCTCGTGCCGTCGTTCGTCCGCCGGGGCCACCACCGGGCGGTCCGGCGGGCCGACCGGTCGGAGTGGGCGCTGCTGGTCGCGCTCGGACTGCTGCTGTACGCGGTGACACAGGGCGCGCAGTTCGTCGCGCTCGGTCACCTCCGGTCGGCCACGGTGAGCCTGGTGCTGACGTTCACGCCGGTCGCGGTCGCGCTCGCCGGGGTTTCGGTGGCCGCCGAGCGACCGACCGGCCGCCAGTGGGTCGGCCTGGCGGCGCTGCTCGGCGGCGCCGGGCTCTACTTCCGCCCGTGGGCCGGCCCGCTCGGCTCCGGGTTCGGGCTGGCGGTGATGAGCGTCGGACTGGCCGGGAACGCCGCCGGGTCGCTCGTCGGCCGCCGGGTCAACCGCGATGGGCCGCTCTCGCCGGTGGCGGTAACGACGGTTAGCATGGGCATCGGGGCCGGAGTGCTGTTGGCGGTCGGCGTCGCGGTGCAGGGTCTTCCGGCGCTCCCGATTCGGGCCTGGGGAATCGTCGCGTGGCTCGCGGTCGTCAACACGGCCGGCGCGTTCACCCTCTGGAACAGGACGCTGCGGACGCTCTCGGCGGTGGAGTCGAGCGCGATCAACAACACGATGCTCGTCCAGGTCGCCGTGCTCGGGTGGCTGTTCCTCGGCGAGCAGATCCGGGTCCACGAGGCCGGCGGTATCCTCGCCGTCGCCGCCGGCGCGTTGCTCGTCCAACTGGGCTCGGGCGACCGGTGA